A region of Nocardioides sp. JS614 DNA encodes the following proteins:
- a CDS encoding ATP-dependent DNA ligase, protein MLIADVVATSAAITATRSRKAKVAAIADLLARADPRRSGADELETVTAYVGGALRQRRTGLGWRGLTKLPAPAPGPTLSVLEVHEAFERIAAPAGAGSQAARAAAVADLFGRATAEEQQWLRGVVTGEVRQGALDSLVQEGLAAAAGVPLPEVRRAAMLAGSTVAVAAAAFEGVAALGAVGLQVGRPVLPMLASSAPDLAAALARAGGDEVAVDTKLDGIRIQVHRSGPDVVVATRSLEDITARLPEVVEVARALPADSFVLDGEALALAEDGRPRPFQETAARTAMGAGVEVTPYFFDVLHLDGADLLDVSAAERAAVLERLVPAEHRVPRVVTADLGVAEEFLAGALRSGHEGVVVKSLAAPYEAGRRGASWVKVKPVHTLDLVVLAVEWGSGRRQGWLSNIHLGARDPATGGLVMLGKTFKGMTDEVLAWQTERFLELETSRSAHVVHVRPEQVVEIAFDGVQRSTRYPGGVALRFARVLRYRDDKPVAEIDTVDTVRSFLG, encoded by the coding sequence GTGCTGATCGCCGACGTCGTCGCCACCTCCGCGGCGATCACGGCGACCCGGTCCCGCAAGGCCAAGGTCGCCGCGATCGCCGACCTGCTCGCGCGCGCCGACCCGCGCCGGTCCGGCGCCGACGAGCTCGAGACCGTCACCGCGTACGTCGGCGGCGCGCTGCGCCAGCGCCGCACCGGCCTCGGCTGGCGCGGGCTCACGAAGTTGCCCGCCCCGGCGCCCGGTCCCACGCTGAGCGTGCTCGAGGTCCACGAGGCGTTCGAGCGGATCGCCGCCCCGGCCGGCGCCGGCTCGCAGGCCGCCCGAGCCGCCGCGGTGGCCGACCTGTTCGGCCGGGCCACCGCCGAGGAGCAGCAGTGGCTGCGCGGAGTGGTGACCGGCGAGGTGCGCCAGGGCGCGCTCGACTCGCTGGTCCAGGAGGGGCTGGCCGCGGCCGCCGGCGTACCCCTCCCCGAGGTGCGGCGGGCCGCGATGCTCGCCGGCTCGACGGTCGCCGTCGCCGCTGCGGCGTTCGAGGGGGTCGCGGCGCTCGGGGCCGTGGGCCTGCAGGTCGGCCGCCCGGTGCTGCCGATGCTCGCGTCCAGCGCGCCGGACCTGGCCGCCGCCCTGGCCAGGGCCGGTGGTGATGAGGTGGCCGTCGACACCAAGCTCGACGGGATCCGGATCCAGGTGCACCGCTCGGGCCCCGACGTGGTCGTGGCCACCCGGTCGCTGGAGGACATCACCGCCCGGCTCCCCGAGGTCGTCGAGGTCGCCCGCGCGCTGCCGGCCGACTCGTTCGTGCTGGACGGCGAGGCGCTCGCGCTGGCCGAGGACGGCCGGCCGCGCCCGTTCCAGGAGACCGCCGCACGCACCGCGATGGGGGCAGGCGTCGAGGTGACGCCGTACTTCTTCGACGTGCTGCACCTGGACGGCGCCGACCTGCTCGACGTGTCCGCTGCCGAGCGCGCGGCTGTGCTGGAACGGCTCGTGCCGGCCGAGCACCGGGTGCCGCGCGTGGTCACCGCCGACCTCGGCGTGGCCGAGGAGTTCCTTGCCGGCGCGCTGCGCTCGGGCCACGAGGGCGTCGTGGTCAAGAGCCTGGCCGCGCCCTACGAGGCCGGCCGTCGCGGCGCGTCCTGGGTCAAGGTCAAGCCGGTGCACACCCTCGACCTGGTCGTCCTCGCGGTCGAGTGGGGCTCGGGCCGGCGGCAGGGGTGGCTCTCCAACATCCACCTCGGCGCCCGCGACCCGGCCACCGGAGGGCTGGTGATGCTCGGCAAGACGTTCAAGGGGATGACCGACGAGGTGCTCGCCTGGCAGACCGAGCGGTTCCTCGAGCTCGAGACCTCGCGGTCCGCCCACGTCGTGCACGTGCGGCCCGAGCAGGTCGTCGAGATCGCCTTCGACGGGGTGCAGCGCTCGACCCGCTACCCCGGCGGTGTCGCGCTCAGGTTCGCGCGCGTGCTGCGCTACCGCGACGACAAGCCGGTCGCCGAGATCGACACCGTCGACACGGTGCGCTCGTTCCTGGGGTGA
- a CDS encoding TetR/AcrR family transcriptional regulator, translating to MTSTTPETDGRRSAAAARRRAREKDIIAATRALFDERGVRDAQIEDIARAVGINRAIVYRHFTGKEELFALTLVGYLDELREELSAAAETSTDPEERLTALVGAFVEYGVAHPAFVDCAQTLMRRTGPELFDEMSESAMLRLGRGISSCLATLSQVLEDGVEAGTFQVEDPTLLANTLYASGLGALQLARVGILVKEAAPGVPTVGSISPDQVRDYLVAAALALATR from the coding sequence ATGACCAGCACCACCCCGGAGACCGACGGCCGCCGATCGGCGGCCGCGGCGCGACGCCGGGCCCGCGAGAAGGACATCATCGCCGCCACCCGCGCGCTGTTCGACGAGCGCGGCGTCCGCGACGCCCAGATCGAGGACATCGCGCGGGCCGTCGGCATCAACCGCGCGATCGTCTACCGGCACTTCACCGGCAAGGAGGAGCTGTTCGCGCTGACGCTCGTCGGCTACCTCGACGAGCTGCGTGAGGAGCTGAGCGCCGCGGCCGAGACCTCGACCGACCCCGAGGAGCGGCTGACCGCACTGGTCGGGGCGTTCGTGGAGTACGGCGTGGCGCACCCGGCGTTCGTCGACTGCGCGCAGACGCTGATGCGGCGTACCGGCCCGGAGCTGTTCGACGAGATGTCCGAGAGCGCGATGCTCCGGCTGGGGCGCGGCATCTCCTCCTGCCTGGCCACGTTGAGCCAGGTGCTCGAGGACGGCGTCGAGGCGGGCACCTTCCAGGTCGAGGACCCGACGCTGCTCGCCAACACGCTCTACGCCAGCGGCCTGGGCGCGCTCCAGCTCGCGCGGGTCGGCATCCTCGTCAAGGAGGCGGCCCCGGGCGTGCCGACGGTCGGCAGCATCTCGCCCGACCAGGTGCGCGACTACCTCGTCGCGGCCGCGCTCGCGCTCGCTACGCGCTGA
- a CDS encoding acetyl-CoA C-acetyltransferase, whose protein sequence is MAANTRRVAVLGGNRIPFARSNTVYAEASNQDMLTAAIDGLVERFGLQGERLGEVVAGAVLKHARDFNLTRESVLGSKLAPETPATDLQQACGTGLQAAIQVANKIALGQIEAGIAGGTDTTSDAPVAISDRLRKKLMKVNAARDTKGKLLALGAIRPGDIGLEIPQNGEPRTRLSMGEHAALTALEWQIGREEQDELAAASHQHLAAAYDRGWLDDQITPFRGVERDNNLRPDSTAEKLAKLKPVFGKGEAATMTAGNSTPLTDGASAVLLASEEWADEHGLAPLAYFVDSETAAVDYVHGGEGLLMAPAYAVPRMLARNGLTLQDFDFYEIHEAFASQVLATLKAWEDPIFCKERLGLDAPLGSIDRSKLNVNGSSLAAGHPFAATGGRILNVAAKLLAEKGSGRALISICAAGGQGVVAILER, encoded by the coding sequence ATGGCAGCCAACACCCGACGCGTCGCCGTCCTCGGCGGCAACCGGATCCCCTTCGCCCGCTCCAACACCGTGTACGCCGAGGCGTCCAACCAGGACATGCTCACCGCCGCGATCGACGGCCTGGTCGAGCGGTTCGGGCTCCAGGGCGAGCGGCTCGGCGAGGTCGTCGCCGGTGCGGTGCTCAAGCACGCGCGCGACTTCAACCTGACCCGCGAGTCGGTGCTCGGCTCCAAGCTCGCGCCCGAGACACCGGCGACCGACCTCCAGCAGGCGTGCGGGACCGGCCTGCAGGCCGCGATCCAGGTGGCCAACAAGATCGCCCTCGGGCAGATCGAGGCCGGGATCGCGGGCGGCACCGACACCACCTCCGACGCGCCCGTCGCGATCAGCGACCGGCTCCGCAAGAAGCTGATGAAGGTCAACGCCGCCCGGGACACCAAGGGCAAGCTGCTCGCGCTCGGCGCGATCCGGCCCGGTGACATCGGCCTGGAGATCCCGCAGAACGGCGAGCCTCGGACCCGGCTGTCGATGGGCGAGCACGCCGCGCTCACCGCCCTGGAGTGGCAGATCGGCCGGGAGGAGCAGGACGAGCTGGCCGCCGCGTCGCACCAGCACCTGGCGGCGGCGTACGACCGCGGCTGGCTCGACGACCAGATCACGCCGTTCCGCGGCGTCGAGCGGGACAACAACCTGCGCCCCGACTCGACCGCGGAGAAGCTGGCCAAGCTCAAGCCGGTCTTCGGCAAGGGCGAGGCGGCGACGATGACCGCCGGCAACTCCACGCCGCTGACCGACGGCGCCTCCGCGGTGCTGCTCGCGAGCGAGGAGTGGGCCGACGAGCACGGGCTGGCGCCGCTGGCGTACTTCGTGGACTCCGAGACCGCGGCGGTCGACTACGTGCACGGGGGCGAGGGCCTGCTGATGGCGCCTGCGTACGCCGTCCCGCGGATGCTGGCGCGCAACGGGCTGACCCTCCAGGACTTCGACTTCTACGAGATCCACGAGGCGTTCGCCTCGCAGGTGCTCGCCACGCTCAAGGCGTGGGAGGACCCGATCTTCTGCAAGGAGCGGCTCGGACTCGACGCCCCGCTCGGTTCGATCGACCGCTCGAAGCTGAACGTCAACGGCTCCTCGCTGGCGGCGGGGCACCCGTTCGCCGCCACCGGCGGCCGGATCCTCAACGTCGCCGCCAAGCTGCTCGCCGAGAAGGGGTCGGGCCGGGCGCTGATCTCGATCTGCGCCGCGGGCGGCCAGGGCGTCGTCGCGATCCTGGAGCGGTGA
- a CDS encoding 3-oxoacyl-ACP reductase, producing the protein MSDLYQGFTQSAIGRQVTKLLGLPTPATLERYAEGAPLADGTIAVGGRGRLVESLVGILDRLGIAATEATEGDGTFKGLVLDATGLTSSEELVALRDFFTPLLRRLDRCPRVVVLGTPPELVSGRERVAQRALEGFTRSLGKEIGRGGTVQLVYVADGAEGAVQSTLAFLLSPKSAYVSGQVVRIGAHGATGAEPVTDWLRPLEGKVAVVTGASRGIGEQIARVLHRDGARVVGVDVPQAASELQAVMRELDGDHLVLDITAKDAPQRLAHHLKTEHGGVDVVVHNAGITRDKKLANMAEDRWESVIAVNLTAPERITRELLDQGVIRPNGRVVGVASIAGIAGNVGQTNYAASKAGVIGLVDSLADELTDGITINAVAPGFIITQMTAAVPFATREVGQRLNAMAQGGLPVDVAETIAWYANPASTAVNGNVVRVCGQMMLGA; encoded by the coding sequence ATGAGCGATCTCTACCAGGGGTTCACGCAGTCCGCGATCGGCCGCCAGGTGACCAAGCTGCTCGGCCTGCCGACGCCCGCCACGCTGGAACGGTACGCCGAGGGCGCGCCGCTGGCCGACGGCACGATCGCCGTCGGCGGCCGCGGCCGGCTCGTCGAGTCGCTGGTCGGGATCCTCGACCGGCTCGGCATCGCCGCGACCGAGGCGACCGAGGGCGACGGAACCTTCAAGGGGCTCGTCCTCGATGCCACGGGGCTGACCTCCTCCGAGGAGCTGGTGGCGCTGCGCGACTTCTTCACCCCGCTGCTGCGCCGGCTCGACCGCTGCCCGCGGGTGGTCGTGCTCGGCACCCCGCCCGAGCTGGTGTCCGGACGTGAGCGCGTGGCCCAGCGGGCGCTCGAGGGCTTCACCCGCAGTCTCGGCAAGGAGATCGGCCGCGGCGGCACCGTCCAGCTGGTCTACGTCGCCGACGGTGCGGAGGGCGCGGTGCAGAGCACGCTGGCGTTCCTCCTCTCCCCCAAGTCCGCCTACGTCTCCGGCCAGGTGGTGCGGATCGGCGCCCACGGCGCCACCGGGGCCGAGCCCGTCACCGACTGGCTGCGCCCGCTCGAGGGCAAGGTGGCGGTGGTGACCGGCGCGAGCCGCGGCATCGGTGAGCAGATCGCCCGGGTGCTGCACCGCGACGGCGCGCGCGTCGTCGGTGTCGACGTACCCCAGGCCGCCAGCGAGCTCCAGGCCGTGATGCGCGAGCTCGACGGCGACCACCTGGTGCTCGACATCACCGCCAAGGACGCCCCGCAGCGGCTCGCGCACCACCTGAAGACCGAGCACGGTGGGGTCGACGTCGTGGTCCACAACGCGGGCATCACCCGCGACAAGAAGCTCGCGAACATGGCCGAGGACCGTTGGGAGTCGGTGATCGCGGTCAACCTGACGGCACCGGAGCGGATCACCCGCGAGCTGCTCGACCAGGGCGTGATCCGGCCCAACGGCCGGGTCGTCGGCGTCGCCTCGATCGCCGGCATCGCCGGCAACGTCGGGCAGACCAACTACGCCGCCTCGAAGGCCGGCGTGATCGGGCTGGTCGACTCCCTCGCCGACGAGCTCACCGACGGGATCACGATCAACGCGGTGGCGCCCGGCTTCATCATCACCCAGATGACCGCCGCGGTGCCGTTCGCGACCCGCGAGGTCGGCCAGCGCCTGAACGCGATGGCCCAGGGCGGGCTGCCGGTCGACGTCGCGGAGACCATCGCCTGGTACGCCAACCCGGCGTCGACCGCCGTCAACGGCAACGTCGTGCGGGTCTGCGGCCAGATGATGCTGGGCGCCTGA
- a CDS encoding MaoC/PaaZ C-terminal domain-containing protein — MLTDLLPTMVRAALPAVPGVGLLPGIRKTGGPLPERTLERHDVPLDPGHVARYADLCGFPRKDVLPLPYPHLLAFGLHMEIMTAGDFPFPAIGTVHLENSITQHRPIALGEELQVTAYADNLRPHPKGQVFDMVTRVHSRAEPVWEETSTFLRRGKPVVEPVETPAAEARFPDAPPTGTTWRLPGDLGRRYASVSGDHNPIHLYPLTAKALGFPRQIAHGMWSMARCVGALENRLPGEVTVAVAFKKPILLPGTVAFGSRRLDDGYAFSLSRPGSGAPHLAGRTSDPT, encoded by the coding sequence ATGTTGACCGACCTGCTGCCGACGATGGTCCGGGCGGCGTTGCCGGCGGTCCCCGGCGTCGGCCTGCTGCCCGGGATCCGCAAGACCGGCGGACCGCTGCCCGAGCGGACCCTGGAGCGCCACGACGTACCGCTCGACCCCGGGCACGTGGCGCGGTACGCCGACCTGTGCGGCTTCCCCCGCAAGGACGTGCTCCCGCTGCCCTACCCGCACCTGCTGGCGTTCGGGCTGCACATGGAGATCATGACCGCGGGCGACTTCCCGTTCCCCGCGATCGGGACCGTGCACCTGGAGAACTCGATCACCCAGCACCGGCCGATCGCGCTCGGCGAGGAGCTCCAGGTGACGGCGTACGCCGACAACCTCCGGCCGCACCCCAAGGGCCAGGTCTTCGACATGGTGACCCGGGTCCACTCCCGCGCCGAGCCGGTGTGGGAGGAGACCTCGACGTTCCTGCGCCGCGGCAAGCCGGTGGTCGAGCCCGTCGAGACCCCCGCAGCCGAAGCGCGCTTCCCCGACGCACCGCCCACCGGCACGACCTGGCGGCTGCCCGGTGACCTGGGCCGGCGCTACGCGTCGGTGTCGGGCGACCACAACCCGATCCACCTCTACCCGCTGACCGCGAAGGCGTTGGGCTTCCCCCGCCAGATCGCGCACGGCATGTGGTCGATGGCCCGCTGCGTCGGCGCCCTGGAGAACCGGCTGCCGGGCGAGGTCACCGTGGCCGTCGCGTTCAAGAAGCCGATCCTGCTCCCCGGCACCGTGGCCTTCGGCTCGCGCCGCCTCGATGACGGCTACGCGTTCTCGCTGTCCCGCCCGGGCTCCGGCGCGCCCCACCTCGCGGGCCGGACGAGCGACCCCACCTGA
- a CDS encoding acyl-CoA thioesterase: MSGGASGPTAELVGLLDLERIDADLFRGGQPDSVRARVYGGQVAAQALVAATRTVEPAYAVHSLHSYFLLPGDYSVPIVYDVERIRDGRSFQTRRVIARQHGRAIYFQVLDFQRAEEGFEHQDAMPEVKPPEEGLDLVDVMRRGGNAEADALGKEWGALDVRWLGNSRFGLEADPDRPSQARMWVRLKEGLGDDPVVHLAAFTYASDVSLLGSTLAAHGVNPSKTQMASLDHTIWFHRPFRADEWWLYDQVSPAAVGARGLAFGRIFTQDGTLVATVAQEGLIRPRGEGYAGPGMA; encoded by the coding sequence GTGAGCGGGGGAGCGTCGGGCCCGACCGCGGAGCTGGTCGGGCTGCTCGACCTGGAGCGGATCGACGCCGACCTGTTCCGCGGCGGGCAGCCGGACTCGGTCCGGGCCCGGGTCTACGGCGGCCAGGTCGCCGCCCAGGCGCTGGTCGCGGCGACCCGCACCGTGGAACCGGCGTACGCCGTCCACTCGCTGCACTCCTACTTCCTGCTGCCCGGCGACTACTCGGTGCCGATCGTCTACGACGTCGAGCGGATCCGCGACGGGCGGTCCTTCCAGACGCGGCGGGTGATCGCGCGCCAGCACGGGCGGGCGATCTACTTCCAGGTGCTGGACTTCCAGCGTGCCGAGGAGGGCTTCGAGCACCAGGACGCGATGCCCGAGGTGAAGCCGCCGGAGGAGGGCCTCGACCTGGTCGACGTCATGCGTCGCGGCGGCAACGCCGAGGCGGACGCCCTCGGCAAGGAGTGGGGCGCGCTCGACGTGCGCTGGCTCGGCAACTCGCGGTTCGGTCTCGAGGCCGACCCGGACCGCCCCTCCCAGGCCCGGATGTGGGTGCGGCTCAAGGAGGGGCTCGGCGACGACCCGGTCGTCCACCTCGCGGCGTTCACCTACGCCAGCGACGTGAGCCTGCTCGGCTCGACGCTCGCCGCGCACGGCGTGAACCCCTCGAAGACGCAGATGGCGTCGCTGGACCACACGATCTGGTTCCACCGGCCGTTCCGCGCGGACGAGTGGTGGCTCTACGACCAGGTCTCGCCCGCGGCGGTGGGTGCCCGCGGGCTGGCCTTCGGCCGGATCTTCACCCAGGACGGCACCCTGGTCGCCACGGTCGCGCAGGAGGGCCTGATCCGGCCCCGGGGCGAGGGGTACGCCGGACCCGGCATGGCCTGA
- a CDS encoding acyl-CoA thioesterase: protein MPRNADELVALLDLERIDDNLFRGQQMPSSLPRVFGGQAAAQSLVAATRTVDPAYVVHSLHSYFLQPGDTQAPTIYDVENLRDGRSFATRRVLARQHGRPIYALTANFHQPEPGFEHQDRMPAVVAPEEAIDARAAAKELDPGRDTSHDSEWDVVDFRYVGSDGDGLIEPDPRHPARQRFWLRVSSPLPDDPVQHVAAFTYLSDMTLMGAALAPHGVRVGGPETLVASLDHAVWFHRPFRADEWWLYDQVSPSASGGRGLVLARVFTQDGTLVASVAQEALIRRRTRS from the coding sequence GTGCCGAGGAACGCCGACGAGCTCGTCGCGCTGCTCGACCTCGAGCGCATCGACGACAACCTCTTCCGGGGGCAGCAGATGCCCTCGTCGCTGCCGCGCGTGTTCGGTGGCCAGGCCGCGGCCCAGTCGCTCGTCGCGGCGACCCGCACCGTCGACCCGGCGTACGTCGTGCACTCGCTGCACTCCTACTTCCTCCAGCCCGGAGACACCCAGGCGCCGACGATCTACGACGTCGAGAACCTCCGCGACGGCCGCTCGTTCGCGACCCGGCGGGTGCTCGCACGCCAGCACGGGCGCCCGATCTACGCGCTGACCGCGAACTTCCACCAGCCCGAGCCCGGGTTCGAGCACCAGGACCGGATGCCCGCTGTGGTCGCGCCGGAGGAGGCGATCGACGCGCGGGCGGCGGCCAAGGAGCTCGACCCCGGCCGCGACACCTCGCACGACTCCGAGTGGGACGTGGTCGACTTCCGCTACGTCGGCTCCGACGGCGACGGGCTGATCGAGCCCGACCCGCGGCACCCGGCGCGGCAGCGGTTCTGGCTGCGGGTCTCCTCGCCGCTGCCGGACGACCCGGTCCAGCACGTCGCGGCGTTCACCTACCTCTCCGACATGACCTTGATGGGCGCGGCGCTCGCGCCGCACGGCGTCCGGGTCGGCGGGCCCGAGACGCTCGTGGCGTCCCTCGACCACGCGGTGTGGTTCCACCGGCCGTTCCGCGCCGACGAGTGGTGGCTCTACGACCAGGTCTCGCCGTCCGCGTCGGGCGGCCGCGGGCTGGTGCTGGCCCGGGTGTTCACCCAGGACGGCACCCTGGTCGCGAGCGTGGCCCAGGAGGCGCTGATCCGCCGCAGGACGCGATCGTGA
- a CDS encoding proteasome assembly chaperone family protein yields MPERLVHIVDEVPELDDARSRGALTMVLVLDGFLDAGNAAGRAAQHLVDLSEGPVVATFDVDEFHDYRARRPPMSFVRDHYDAYDAPRLVVRLLADTGGTPYLLLHGPEPDNRWEAFCRAVREVVERFGVSRVVGMGSVPMAVPHTRPIAITHHANSPELITGESPWRGELRIPSSAQALLEVRLGEWGHDAMGFVAHIPHYLAQMDYPRASAALLEQVEIAGRLTVDLSGLRAEAEDREAEIARYLAANEEVAEVVAALERQYDAFERAEESGTSLLARDQRLPTGEEIGKEFERFLAGLDRPGDDEPQG; encoded by the coding sequence ATGCCTGAGCGCCTGGTGCACATCGTCGACGAGGTCCCCGAGCTCGACGACGCCCGCTCCCGGGGCGCGCTGACGATGGTGCTCGTCCTGGACGGCTTCCTCGACGCCGGCAACGCCGCCGGACGGGCCGCGCAGCACCTGGTGGACCTCTCCGAGGGCCCGGTCGTGGCCACCTTCGACGTGGACGAGTTCCACGACTACCGTGCCCGGCGGCCACCGATGTCGTTCGTCCGGGACCACTACGACGCGTACGACGCCCCGCGGCTGGTCGTCCGGCTGCTCGCCGACACCGGCGGCACGCCGTACCTCCTGCTGCACGGTCCCGAGCCCGACAACCGCTGGGAGGCGTTCTGCCGGGCGGTGCGCGAGGTCGTCGAGCGGTTCGGTGTGAGCCGCGTCGTCGGGATGGGCTCGGTGCCGATGGCGGTGCCGCACACCCGCCCGATCGCGATCACCCACCACGCCAACAGCCCCGAGCTGATCACCGGCGAGAGCCCGTGGCGCGGCGAGCTGCGGATCCCGAGCAGCGCGCAGGCCCTGCTCGAGGTCCGGCTGGGGGAGTGGGGCCACGACGCGATGGGCTTCGTCGCGCACATCCCGCACTACCTCGCCCAGATGGACTACCCCCGGGCCTCGGCGGCGCTGCTCGAGCAGGTCGAGATCGCCGGCCGGCTGACCGTGGACCTCTCCGGGCTGCGTGCTGAGGCCGAGGACCGCGAGGCCGAGATCGCGCGGTACCTGGCCGCCAACGAGGAGGTGGCCGAGGTGGTCGCCGCGCTGGAACGGCAGTACGACGCGTTCGAGCGCGCCGAGGAGAGCGGCACCAGCCTGCTCGCGCGGGACCAGCGGCTGCCCACGGGCGAGGAGATCGGCAAGGAGTTCGAGCGGTTCCTCGCCGGCCTCGACCGCCCGGGCGACGACGAGCCCCAGGGCTGA
- a CDS encoding thiolase family protein, which produces MSGSRQLREVVFVDGVRTPFGKAKGQYAETRADDLVIKCIRELMRRNPSLPPERVDEVAVAATTQIGDQGLTIGRTAALLAGLPQSVPGYAIDRMCAGAMTAVTTTASGIAFGAYDVAIAGGVEHMGRHPMGEGVDPNPRILSERIVDPDALVMGKTAENLHDRYPTITKERVDAYAVRSQEKTAAAYDAGKIQPDLVPVAIRSEELGWGLATTDEPMRRGTTMESLAALKTPFRAHGKVTAGNAAGINDGATAALLAEEETARELGLPVKMRLVAYSFVGVEPEVMGAGPIPATEKALKQAGLTIDDIEAFEVNEAFAVQVLAFLEHFGIADDDPRVNPYGGAIAMGHPLASSGVRLMTQLARQFEERPEVRYGLTTMCIGIGMGGTVIWENPAWGASPPSTPQEPVVAAAEEATRPAWGASPPSTPQEPVVAAAEEATR; this is translated from the coding sequence ATGAGCGGTTCCCGACAGCTGCGTGAGGTCGTCTTCGTCGACGGCGTCCGCACCCCGTTCGGCAAGGCCAAGGGCCAGTACGCCGAGACCCGCGCCGACGACCTCGTCATCAAGTGCATCCGCGAGCTGATGCGCCGCAACCCGTCCCTCCCCCCGGAGCGCGTCGACGAGGTGGCCGTGGCCGCCACCACCCAGATCGGCGACCAGGGCCTGACCATCGGCCGCACCGCCGCGCTGCTCGCGGGACTGCCGCAGAGCGTTCCCGGCTACGCCATCGACCGGATGTGCGCGGGCGCGATGACCGCGGTCACCACGACCGCGTCGGGCATCGCCTTCGGCGCCTACGACGTCGCGATCGCGGGCGGTGTCGAGCACATGGGCCGCCACCCGATGGGCGAGGGCGTCGACCCGAACCCGCGGATCCTCTCCGAGCGGATCGTCGACCCCGACGCGCTCGTGATGGGCAAGACCGCGGAGAACCTCCACGACCGTTACCCGACCATCACCAAGGAGCGCGTGGACGCCTACGCCGTGCGCTCGCAGGAGAAGACCGCCGCGGCGTACGACGCCGGCAAGATCCAGCCGGACCTGGTGCCGGTCGCGATCCGCTCCGAGGAGCTGGGCTGGGGCCTGGCCACCACCGACGAGCCGATGCGCCGCGGGACCACGATGGAGTCGCTCGCCGCGCTCAAGACCCCGTTCCGCGCCCACGGCAAGGTGACCGCGGGCAACGCCGCCGGCATCAACGACGGCGCCACCGCCGCGCTGCTCGCCGAGGAGGAGACCGCCCGTGAGCTCGGCCTGCCGGTGAAGATGCGCCTGGTCGCCTACTCCTTCGTCGGCGTCGAGCCCGAGGTGATGGGCGCCGGCCCGATCCCGGCGACCGAGAAGGCCCTCAAGCAGGCCGGCCTGACCATCGACGACATCGAGGCGTTCGAGGTCAACGAGGCGTTCGCGGTGCAGGTGCTCGCGTTCCTCGAGCACTTCGGCATCGCCGACGACGACCCGCGGGTCAACCCGTACGGCGGCGCGATCGCGATGGGCCACCCGCTGGCCTCCTCGGGCGTGCGGCTGATGACCCAGCTCGCGCGCCAGTTCGAGGAGCGTCCCGAGGTCCGCTACGGCCTGACCACGATGTGCATCGGCATCGGCATGGGCGGCACCGTGATCTGGGAGAACCCCGCTTGGGGGGCAAGCCCCCCAAGTACCCCCCAAGAACCCGTGGTTGCGGCCGCCGAGGAGGCTACGCGACCCGCTTGGGGGGCAAGCCCCCCAAGTACCCCCCAAGAACCCGTGGTTGCGGCCGCCGAGGAGGCTACGCGATGA